The DNA sequence GGCTCAGCCGGTGAAGTTCGGCGGTGCGGACGACCGCTGCTGGATCAGCACGCCGGCCCGCGCGGCCACCGTGCCGGCGAGGTCCTGGGCGATCAGCTCGAGCGGACCGCTCGCGCTGTGCGGGAGCAGCAGGTACGCGACGGCGAACCCGCCCTGCGCGTCGGTCGTGACCGGCACGGGCGGCCCCAGCCCGGTGAGGGTCATCGCGGTCGACACGGGCAGGCCGGCCGCGGTGACCGTGACCACCCGGCCGGGCTTGCTGACCGCCGGCGTGACCGTGAGCGAGGGCACCACGCCGGACCCGGTGAGCAGGACCTCGGTGGTGGCACCAGTGCTGTCGGTGATCTCGGCCGTGGCCGGGCGCACGCCCCCGGCCCGCGGGGTGTGCGTGAACTCCACGGTGCACGTGGCGAAGGTGACGAGGGTCGAGCCGGTGCACCCGTCGGCGCCGATCGCGTAGTCCTCCGGGAAGGCGTCCGCCCCCGGGGCCGCGGGAGGCAGCGCCACGGCGGTCACCACCAGCGGGGCGCCACCGCGGTTGATCAGCACGACCGGTCTCGGCGCGCTCGTGGTGAGCAGCCGGCCGGCCCCGAAGTCGGTCGTCCCCGACGTCACCTCGATCCGCCCCGGCCCGGGCGGAGGTGCCGCACCGCCCAGCCCGACCAGGGGAATCGTCGTGCTCGCCTGGCCGTCGGCGGACGGCACGACCAGGGACGCGGACCGGGTCCCGGTCGCTGTCGGTGTGAAGGTCACGGTGAGCGCGCACTCGTCGCCCTCGTACAGGGTGCTGCCCGTGCACGTCTGCCCCGCGCCGACGGCGAAGTCCGCCGCGGCCGGTCCGGTGACGGCGACCGGGCCGACCGGGAGCGGGCCGAAGCCGGACCGGCCGACGTCGAGGGTCGCGCTGGAGCTCTGCCCGGGTGGGGTCGTCGGGAAGGAGGTCCCGGCCGAGGCGAACTGCGGCGTGAACCGGTGCTGGAAGACGTCGGTGCTGTTGTTGGTGTCGGCGGCGACGAGGTCGGTCGCCGCCGACGCGAACGCGACCACCGAGCCGTCCGCGGACACGGCCGGGGTGGTGCTGGACCGGTTGCCGCCGCAGCCGTCGGCGCCGGAGCACGACGTCGTCGTGGCCGAGACCAGGCCGGCGGGCAGGCGCGGGGTGGCCGCGGCCTCGCGCGCCAGGTCGGCCGTGACGTCGCGCGCGACGACCTGGCACACCATCAGCGCCTGCGGGCCGGTGAGGCAGGTGACGCCCGCGGTGTCGGCGCCGTCGTGCATCCCGGTGGCGGCCGTGACGAACGCGACGTAGCGGCCGTCGGTGCTCAGCGCCGGGTTCGCCCCGTCCCCGGCCGCGCCGTCGGTCCGCCGGGAGACCACAGTGGACGTGAAGGGTTCACCGGGCGCCCCCGGGGCCCGTGCGCCGTCGGAGTCGGGATCGCGGTCGAGGACGACCACCTGCGGGTCGGCGGCGGGCGAGGGCTGGTACTGGAACGCGACCCGGCCGCCGTCGCCCGACACCGCCGGCGCGGTCAGCGTGACCGTGGGCCCGGTCGCCGGGTCGCCGTAGGTCGCGCCGGACGGCGTCAGGTCGAGCCGGTCCGAACGGCCCGCGGCGAAGTCGTAGCCGATGACCTCGGGGACCGTCGTGACTACGGGCTGGGTCACGGACACGACCGTCGCGTAGACGAGGTAGTCGGCGTGCCGGTCGAGCACGGGGTGCGTGGTGTTCTGGTGCTGCGCCGCGGCCGGCGGGACGGCGATCACGTCGGCGGCGGACGGCGGCTGGAGCCGGCCCTGGGCGTCCTTGGTCAGCCGGGTGACCGACACCGTGTCGGTCGTGGTGTCGACCCAGGCCACCGAACTGCCGTCGGCGGAGAGGAACGGGTGCGCCGACGGGTGGGTGCCGTCGCCGACGTAGGTGCAGTAGGTCTCGCGCACCGGGTTCTGCGTGGCCGGCGCCGGCGGCGCGACGGTGTCGTCGAAGACGCCGTCGGCGTTCATGTCGCGGTCGCACACGTACGAGTTGGTACCGCCCGCCGGGATGGCCTGGTCGACGTTGACCGCAGCGTCGGCGGTGGCCAGCGCGACGTACCGCCCGTCGGCGCTGACCGACGGTTCGGCGCTGTTCGCCAGGAACGCCGACTGCCCGCTCTGCCCGGCCGGCGGGAAGGTGCCCAGCGGGGTGGTGTGGGCCACGCCGATCAGCCGGGCCGCGCCGGTGACCCGGTCGGTCGCGTAGACGTCCGCCTGGGTCGGCGGAGAGGTGTCCACCGGGTCGACGTTGGCCGTCGTCAGCTGGACCGTGTACCGGCCGTCCGCGCTGATCGCCGGGGCCGAGCTCGTCCCGTTCCACTGCTGCGGCTGGCTGCCACCGGTCGAACTCCGGGCGGTGACGCCGTTCGGCACGGCGTCGGCGGGAGCGGCGAGCACGACCGCCGTCACGAGCACGGCGACCAGCCCGCAGGCGACCGTTGTGCGGCCGGGCACGCGTGGATGACGGGGCACGCTTCGCAGCCTCCCGTGCTCGCCCGGCCCGTCCCGGCCGGGACAGGGCAACCGTTGACGCAGTTCTCCTGCCCGATCGGGCAGGAGCGGGCACCGGAGGGTGTCGTGCCGCCCGGTTGGATCCCGTGGCGGCGGCATCCGTTGGGGCACAAGCACGATTGGTGTCCGGCGTCACAACCGGCCTGGTGAGCGGGCCCCCGCCCCGACCGGGGTAGCCGATCGGCCTGGTTAGTGTGGCGCCGACGAGGAGGTGCCGATGGTTCCCGGGAGTTCGGGGTACGCCCTGGGTCTTCGCCGGTTCCGGGCGCCGCGGCTCATCGGTACCGGCGCTTTCGCGTCCGTGTGGCAGGTCCACGACGACGTGCTGGACCACGACGTCGCGGTCAAGGTGCTGGCGGAGAACTGGGCCTGGCGTTCGGATGTGCGGGCCCGGTTCGTCGACGAGGCGGCGATCCTCGGGCGGATCGACTCCCGGCACGTCGTGCGCGTGCTCGACTCGGGCGAGTTCGACGACGGCCGCCCGTTCCTCGTGATGGAACTGGCCGCGGGCACCCTGGAGGACCGGATCGGCCGGGAACCGCAGGACCCGGCGACGACCGCGGATCTCATGACCCAGATCTGCGCCGGCGTGACGGCGCTGCACGAAGCCGGTGTGCTGCACCGCGACCTCAAGCCCGGCAACATCCTCTTCCGCCCGGGCGAGCCTGCCGAAGCGGTGGTGGCGGACCTCGGCCTGGCCAAGACGTTGAGCCGGGCCTCCGGGCTGACGATCGTGGCCGGGTCACCGGGCTACATGTCCCCGGAACAGAGCGAGCCCGGTGCGAGCCTGGACGTCCGGTCCGATGTGTACAGCCTGGGTGCTCTGGCCTACCGGCTGTTCACCGGCACCGATCCGGCACCATCCGGCCGGGTGGTGCCGATGGCCGCTGTACTACCGGGGATCGCCCGGCCGGCCGCGGACGCGGTGGCCCGGGCGATGCGCACCGATCCCCGGCACCGGTTCGCCGGCTCCGCGGAGTTCGCGCACGCGTTGCGCGCGGCGCTCTCGCGACCGGCGGCGGCCACCTGGACGGCCCGCCGGATCGCCGCGGCCGCGGCGGTCGCGGTCGTCGTCGTGGTCCCGCTGCGCGCCGACGCGCCGACGCCGTCCGGGTACACCGAGGTGTCGGACCCGGCCGGGCAGGTGGTCGTGCCCAGCCCGGCCGGGTGGAGCGCCCAGGTGCGGACGTCGGGCTGGGACCCCGGCCGGGCCGGGCTGCCGGGCGGGTGGGCGCCGGCGGTGGAAGCCGCCCCGGACCTGGCCGGCCGGCGGGATCCGGATTCGGCCGCGCCGGGCCTGTTCGCCGGGCGGGTGCCCGGCGCCGACGCCACCCCGTGGCTGCTGACCCGCCGCCACGACCGCTGTGCCCACCGGGAAACCGCACCGGTGGACCACCCCGGTCTGCGAGGCACGGTCGTCCGCTGGTCCGGGTACGGTCCCGCGGGGTACCGGATCGACGAAGCCGTGGTGTCCCGCAGCGACCGGAGCGGACAGTTCTTCGTGCAGGTCAAGGGCGGCCGCCCGGAGACGGCCGACGTGGTGCTGGCCGGCCTGGGCCGGTCGTGACGCCCACGGGCGGCTCTTCGCGCCCCTCTGACGAAAGGGCCCTGAACCGCGGTGCGCCCCTGCGCGTGCGGCTCAGACGAACTCGATCGTGTCGTGCTGGCCGATGGCGCGGAACGCCGCGGCCAGGTCCTTTTCGTAGCTGCCGAGCATCCGCGTGACCTCCCAGTAGCCACCGCGGTCCAGCCAGCGGCCGCGCTTGGCCGCGCGCCGGGTGATGCGCCCCAGGGAGAGCCCGGCCGGGACCGCGTCGGCCACGACCGAAGCCGACTGCACCAGGCACCAGATCGGCAGGAGATCGCGGGGCTCCCCCGACATCAGCACGACCTTCCCGAACTGGACGTAGAGGCATTCCCCGCCGGGGGCCGAAATCGACTGCAGCACCGGTTTGTTGAGCGTCGTGGCGTCCTGTTTCCCGACCGCCGCCGCGAGGACGAACTTCACCTCGTCGGCCGACACGGTGGTCGCCGCCAGCTCGACGTGGGGCCGGGACAGGAGCGTGCGGTTCGACTTCCCCCGCTCCAGCGCCCGGCGGACCTGCAGCTCGCGCTCTTCCGGGGTGGGCTCCGGAAAACCCGCGGCGGCGATCGGCTGGATGGTCTCGGCCCAGCTGCCGCCGAACGACCAGCTGCGGCCCTCGGCCATCAGCCGGATCTCCACCTTCTGCCGGACCGGATCCCCCTCCGGCCGCGAGGAGTCCGTGGCGAACCTAGCCAGCTCCGCGCACTCCCCGATGAACGCGGTCTTGATCTGCCGCAGGTACTCCTCCGCCGCCTGGTGGAGCGCCAGTACCCAGTCGCCGAACAGGTCCTGCTCGACGAGCAGCAGCCACGCCAGCGTGCCGAAACCGCCGTACTCCTCCAGTTGGGCCTCGAGTTCCCGCTTCGCGTCGTCGAGGTCGTCGTCGCCCCGGGCGCTCAGCTCCTCCCAGAGGGCGGCCAGCACGCCCGGGTCGAGGGGGCGCACCTGGTCGACCTCGAGCAGCGCGCCCCGCAGCCGGTCCTTCAGCGGGTGGCTCAGCTCCCGCGCCGTCGCCACCGGGAACATCGCCTCGTCCCACGGTGGCGGGATGACCTCGTACACCCTGGTCAGCAGGTCGACCACGTCCGCGAAATCGCTGACCGCGTAGAGCAGCAGGCTCGCGTCGGTCACGCTGTTCGTGACGCGGTGGTACTCACACCAGCCGGCGAAGATCCGCTCCCACTGGGTGCCCGCCGCGAACACGAGCTCGTCGAACGTCTCGAGCGACAGCGGCGCCGACCGGATCAGCCGCACGTCCCCTTTTTCGTACCAGGTGACCATCGTCGTCTCCTCCCCGGTCGCGCGCGCTCTACCCGGCGGTACCGGAGAAGTAGACCGCCGGGGTGCAGAGCTTCCCGGTGTTCTGGCAGCTGACCGCGATCACCACCGGCGTGCCCGACGGGAACACTATCGGCTGCACGAAGTGGTAGTCCATGTCCCGGAAGTTCTGCAGGCCGAAGCTGAACAGCACCGCGTTCCCGCGCCGGATCTGCAGCAGCCCGACGTCGCCCGACGGGTTCTCCAGGACGAGGTCCCGCACGTTCACCGTGCGCCTCGCCGGGTCGAAGTAGGTCGCGATCGTGTACGCGCCGACCGCGGCGGGCGGTGCGGACGCCTGGATGCGGAAGTCGGTGGACGCCTGGGCGGGCGCGGCGGCCGTCGTGGCCCCCACCGGGGCGGGCGCGGTGTTCGCGGCCGCGCTCGGCACGGTGTTCACCTGGGCCGGGTTCGGCTGTTGCTGCTGGGTCGCCGCCGGTGTTGTCGTGGGCGCGATCAGGGTGGCGCTCGGGGCCGCGGAGCTGCTGGGGCCGGCTTCGTCGGCGTGCGCGGCCTGTTCCGCCTGGCTCGCCTTGGCCGCCGCTTCCGACACCTGGGACGACAGTGCCGCGTTCTGCTCGGCCGCGGCGGTGCGGGCGGTGGAGGCGAGGACGGGCTTGAAGAGCGTGAACCACAGGACGGTGAGCACGACGGCGGCCGTGACCAGCAGGGCCACCAACGGAATCAGCCACTTCGGGATCATCGCGTCCTGCACGAGCGCGCTGTCCACGGTGATCGGGTCCGCGCCCTGCGGAAGTACGTCGACCTGGTAGGGCAGGGTCTTGGTCGCCCCACGCAGGAACCGCTTGTGCGGCCGCAGTTTCAGCAGCACCACCGTCGCGGTGCCGGGTGCGGTGCGGACCGCCGGGGTCGGCGTCCGGCCGGCCAGCTGGTCTTCCGGGTCCACGATCCGCACCTCGGCGGGCACGTCGTGGTTGCCCTTGTTGTCGATCACCAGCTGCTGCCGGCCGGTCCGCGCGCCGCGGGCCGTCCGGGGCACCAGCTCGACCTCGATCTCGGTGTACTCCTCGACGAGGACGGTGCCCTCGTGCACCGTCGACCCTTCGGTGTCCTCCGAGGACATCACCCGCACCGCGAACG is a window from the Amycolatopsis sp. NBC_00355 genome containing:
- a CDS encoding choice-of-anchor D domain-containing protein, which gives rise to MPGRTTVACGLVAVLVTAVVLAAPADAVPNGVTARSSTGGSQPQQWNGTSSAPAISADGRYTVQLTTANVDPVDTSPPTQADVYATDRVTGAARLIGVAHTTPLGTFPPAGQSGQSAFLANSAEPSVSADGRYVALATADAAVNVDQAIPAGGTNSYVCDRDMNADGVFDDTVAPPAPATQNPVRETYCTYVGDGTHPSAHPFLSADGSSVAWVDTTTDTVSVTRLTKDAQGRLQPPSAADVIAVPPAAAQHQNTTHPVLDRHADYLVYATVVSVTQPVVTTVPEVIGYDFAAGRSDRLDLTPSGATYGDPATGPTVTLTAPAVSGDGGRVAFQYQPSPAADPQVVVLDRDPDSDGARAPGAPGEPFTSTVVSRRTDGAAGDGANPALSTDGRYVAFVTAATGMHDGADTAGVTCLTGPQALMVCQVVARDVTADLAREAAATPRLPAGLVSATTTSCSGADGCGGNRSSTTPAVSADGSVVAFASAATDLVAADTNNSTDVFQHRFTPQFASAGTSFPTTPPGQSSSATLDVGRSGFGPLPVGPVAVTGPAAADFAVGAGQTCTGSTLYEGDECALTVTFTPTATGTRSASLVVPSADGQASTTIPLVGLGGAAPPPGPGRIEVTSGTTDFGAGRLLTTSAPRPVVLINRGGAPLVVTAVALPPAAPGADAFPEDYAIGADGCTGSTLVTFATCTVEFTHTPRAGGVRPATAEITDSTGATTEVLLTGSGVVPSLTVTPAVSKPGRVVTVTAAGLPVSTAMTLTGLGPPVPVTTDAQGGFAVAYLLLPHSASGPLELIAQDLAGTVAARAGVLIQQRSSAPPNFTG
- a CDS encoding serine/threonine-protein kinase, which translates into the protein MVPGSSGYALGLRRFRAPRLIGTGAFASVWQVHDDVLDHDVAVKVLAENWAWRSDVRARFVDEAAILGRIDSRHVVRVLDSGEFDDGRPFLVMELAAGTLEDRIGREPQDPATTADLMTQICAGVTALHEAGVLHRDLKPGNILFRPGEPAEAVVADLGLAKTLSRASGLTIVAGSPGYMSPEQSEPGASLDVRSDVYSLGALAYRLFTGTDPAPSGRVVPMAAVLPGIARPAADAVARAMRTDPRHRFAGSAEFAHALRAALSRPAAATWTARRIAAAAAVAVVVVVPLRADAPTPSGYTEVSDPAGQVVVPSPAGWSAQVRTSGWDPGRAGLPGGWAPAVEAAPDLAGRRDPDSAAPGLFAGRVPGADATPWLLTRRHDRCAHRETAPVDHPGLRGTVVRWSGYGPAGYRIDEAVVSRSDRSGQFFVQVKGGRPETADVVLAGLGRS
- a CDS encoding COG1470 family protein yields the protein MGATTSLPDEQVSVAPGDSVTCDIEVHNDGQVVDRFLLDVVGDATDWVTVSPASVSVFPGESEAATITFSPPKSSDVLAGEVPFAVRVMSSEDTEGSTVHEGTVLVEEYTEIEVELVPRTARGARTGRQQLVIDNKGNHDVPAEVRIVDPEDQLAGRTPTPAVRTAPGTATVVLLKLRPHKRFLRGATKTLPYQVDVLPQGADPITVDSALVQDAMIPKWLIPLVALLVTAAVVLTVLWFTLFKPVLASTARTAAAEQNAALSSQVSEAAAKASQAEQAAHADEAGPSSSAAPSATLIAPTTTPAATQQQQPNPAQVNTVPSAAANTAPAPVGATTAAAPAQASTDFRIQASAPPAAVGAYTIATYFDPARRTVNVRDLVLENPSGDVGLLQIRRGNAVLFSFGLQNFRDMDYHFVQPIVFPSGTPVVIAVSCQNTGKLCTPAVYFSGTAG